The genomic interval ACCGACTGCGCCGCTTGCCGCACCGATTCCCGCACCAACCGCCGTACCGGCCGCCACACGACCGGCCTTCCCGCTCCCCTCTTCCGCCCCAGCCGTTTCCGCTAATTGCCGACAGGCCTCAAGATCCTGCTCCACGACTTCCTTCCCGACAGATTGCAGATGCGCATTGGGATACAGAATGGGATGGGCCGTCGAGCAAGCGGTGAGCAGCAGCGATCCTCCGAGGAGGCACAACACTTTTTGCCTCATGGCTTCGCCACTGCCTTCTCCTCACCAAGGTTCAAGCGGTCTCGTACGAGCTGCGCGGTAGCCCCTTTCACGAGGACACGTTTGTGCCGCCCACTCGCACCGGATTGGATCTGCACCGAAGCAAGAGGCGTCGAGAGTTGGCGGGCCAAGAATCGGATCAATTCGTCGTTGGCTGCGCCATCGACCGGAGGGGCGGCTATTCTGATTTTAATCGCGTCGCCGTGAAGGCCCACACATTCTGTAGTGGAGGCTTTAGGCTGGATATGAACGGTGAGGACCGCTCCGGCTTTGGTGTCCTGCACAATCAGCGCATTCATCTGTGGCAGAGCCAGGAACCTAACAGAGCTTGCTCATTTACGTTGTCCCAGGATGCTCAAAAAGACCGTCCAGCAAGGCCGCAGGCGAATCAAAACCGGAAGCGTACCCTCAGGGGCACGCTGAGGATTTCGATGAGCCGAGAACGATGCTGGCGGACTTT from Nitrospirota bacterium carries:
- a CDS encoding glycine zipper family protein, translated to MRQKVLCLLGGSLLLTACSTAHPILYPNAHLQSVGKEVVEQDLEACRQLAETAGAEEGSGKAGRVAAGTAVGAGIGAASGAVGGAISGAAGRGSMIGAASGAVWGLLTGLYYAFAGSPPNQAYTNFVNRCLQEKGYEVTGWQ
- a CDS encoding DUF167 family protein encodes the protein MNALIVQDTKAGAVLTVHIQPKASTTECVGLHGDAIKIRIAAPPVDGAANDELIRFLARQLSTPLASVQIQSGASGRHKRVLVKGATAQLVRDRLNLGEEKAVAKP